A genomic stretch from Flavobacterium humidisoli includes:
- a CDS encoding choice-of-anchor I family protein — MKNLSISLLAALFILASCNNDENSNNEPEVVVNENPGTFKEIGSITIGGEAAAEISAYCEKTKRLFTVNNSGVNQIDVIDIADPTKPIKIGKIDLVAYEGAANSVSVFDGKLAVALESSVNKQGNGKVVIFNTSDYSLIKQVTVGALPDMITFSPDGKYIMTANEGEPNTDYSQDPNGTISIIETSTYNVTTLDFSSFASQAEALKKDGFRVSKFAKSFAQDIEPEYITISDDSKTAWVTLQENNGVAKVDLTSKTITAIYPLGLKDYNTAENAIDVSDSDNKIAFNPWKVKGLYMPDAISHYTVNNIPYFVTANEGDAREYNAYTDVKRMKSMTLDATAFPDAATLKLDTNLGRLNLITDMGDIDGDGDLDEMVSFGGRSFSIWNGNTGKIVFDSKNDVDKKTNEIGTYDDKRSDDKGSEPEAVVVAKMGTQNILFVGLERSDAFMVYDASNPTSPQYLQTVKTGDAPEGLLFIPASKSPTKRSLLIVSSEGDGSVKIYQPDLK; from the coding sequence ATGAAAAATTTATCAATCTCATTATTAGCTGCTCTTTTTATATTAGCAAGCTGTAACAATGATGAAAATTCTAACAACGAACCAGAAGTTGTTGTAAACGAAAACCCTGGAACTTTTAAAGAAATTGGTTCTATTACAATTGGCGGAGAAGCTGCCGCAGAAATCTCTGCTTACTGCGAAAAAACAAAAAGACTTTTTACTGTAAATAATAGCGGTGTAAATCAAATTGATGTTATTGATATCGCTGACCCGACAAAACCAATTAAAATAGGAAAAATTGATTTAGTTGCTTACGAAGGAGCTGCAAACAGTGTTTCTGTTTTTGACGGAAAATTGGCTGTTGCTTTAGAATCTTCAGTAAACAAACAAGGAAACGGAAAAGTGGTTATTTTTAACACTTCCGATTATAGTTTAATCAAACAGGTTACCGTTGGTGCATTGCCAGATATGATTACTTTTTCTCCAGATGGAAAATACATCATGACAGCTAATGAAGGTGAACCAAATACCGACTATTCTCAAGATCCAAACGGAACAATTTCTATTATTGAAACTAGCACTTACAATGTCACAACTTTAGATTTTAGCTCGTTTGCGAGTCAAGCAGAAGCATTAAAGAAAGACGGATTTAGAGTTTCAAAATTTGCTAAGAGTTTCGCCCAAGATATCGAACCAGAATATATTACTATTTCTGATGATTCCAAAACTGCTTGGGTAACTTTACAAGAAAATAATGGCGTTGCAAAAGTCGATTTAACTTCAAAAACTATTACAGCAATTTATCCTTTAGGTTTAAAAGATTACAATACTGCTGAGAATGCAATTGATGTAAGCGATAGCGATAACAAAATTGCTTTTAATCCGTGGAAAGTAAAAGGGCTTTATATGCCAGATGCTATCAGCCATTATACGGTAAATAATATTCCTTATTTTGTTACTGCTAATGAGGGTGACGCAAGGGAATATAACGCTTATACTGATGTAAAACGTATGAAAAGCATGACGCTTGATGCAACCGCTTTTCCAGATGCTGCTACTTTAAAATTAGACACTAACTTAGGAAGACTAAACCTTATTACTGATATGGGTGATATTGACGGAGACGGAGATTTAGACGAAATGGTAAGTTTTGGAGGAAGATCATTCTCTATTTGGAATGGAAATACTGGAAAAATCGTTTTTGACAGCAAAAATGATGTTGACAAAAAGACTAATGAAATTGGTACATACGACGATAAAAGAAGTGATGACAAAGGTTCTGAGCCAGAAGCTGTAGTTGTAGCAAAAATGGGAACTCAAAACATTTTATTTGTTGGTTTAGAAAGATCTGATGCATTTATGGTGTATGATGCTTCAAATCCAACTTCTCCACAGTATTTACAAACGGTAAAAACAGGTGACGCACCAGAAGGTTTATTATTCATTCCAGCTTCAAAGAGTCCTACAAAAAGAAGCTTATTGATAGTAAGTAGTGAAGGAGATGGATCTGTTAAAATTTATCAGCCTGATTTGAAATAA
- a CDS encoding OmpA family protein produces MKKKLVSVSLLLLSFAAGAQNMATTSTKPNVDQEYNKWSIELNGGVNKPTRTMTPGYTTESLNFFHGDLGVRYMFNPKFGVKLDVGYDQFKEKKDTPDFESRYVRASLQGVINVGRALNFETWTNTIGLLAHGGFGVSQISTETGFGGQDYMAHGIAGLTGQIKLSDRVALTGDLTGIVNGRQNWNFDGMGNTSTGSFDGVLLNASVGLTFYLGKNQKHADWVGEEDRIGELEKRVDLIETGLIDTDKDGVADLYDLEPNSIAGVAVNTKGQSIDTNQNGVPDELESYLDKTYEKKGAGTATNNTVEELINGGYVNVYFDFNSSKPTNASLSGVDFLVKYLKNNPGKSADIIGYADEIGNSNYNTELSRKRAEAVKKVAVNAGIDASRLNVIANGEDTSVNKNSKEARQIVRRVTFQVK; encoded by the coding sequence ATGAAAAAGAAATTAGTATCAGTATCCTTATTATTACTATCATTTGCTGCAGGCGCTCAAAATATGGCTACCACTTCTACCAAACCTAACGTAGATCAAGAATACAACAAATGGTCGATCGAACTAAATGGTGGTGTTAACAAACCAACCAGAACAATGACTCCAGGTTATACTACGGAATCATTGAACTTTTTTCACGGAGATTTAGGTGTGAGATATATGTTTAATCCAAAATTTGGGGTAAAATTAGACGTTGGTTACGACCAATTTAAAGAGAAAAAAGACACGCCAGACTTTGAAAGCCGTTACGTTAGAGCAAGTTTACAAGGGGTTATTAACGTGGGACGTGCTTTAAATTTTGAAACTTGGACAAATACAATCGGTCTTTTGGCGCATGGTGGTTTTGGAGTTTCTCAAATTAGTACCGAAACAGGATTTGGAGGACAAGACTACATGGCTCACGGAATTGCCGGTTTAACTGGACAAATCAAATTAAGCGATCGTGTAGCTTTAACAGGAGATCTTACTGGAATTGTAAACGGAAGACAAAATTGGAACTTTGACGGAATGGGTAACACCTCAACCGGTTCTTTTGATGGTGTTTTACTAAACGCTTCTGTTGGTTTGACGTTCTACTTAGGAAAAAATCAAAAACATGCTGACTGGGTTGGTGAAGAAGATAGAATTGGTGAATTGGAAAAAAGAGTGGACTTAATCGAAACTGGTCTTATCGATACAGACAAAGATGGAGTTGCTGATTTATACGATTTAGAACCAAATAGCATTGCAGGAGTTGCTGTTAACACAAAAGGACAGTCTATTGATACGAATCAAAATGGTGTGCCAGATGAGTTAGAAAGCTATTTAGACAAAACTTACGAAAAGAAAGGCGCTGGAACAGCTACAAACAATACTGTTGAAGAATTAATTAACGGTGGTTATGTAAACGTTTATTTCGATTTCAATTCGTCTAAACCAACAAACGCATCTTTATCAGGTGTAGATTTCTTAGTGAAATACTTGAAAAACAATCCAGGAAAATCGGCTGATATTATTGGTTATGCTGATGAAATCGGAAATTCAAACTATAACACTGAATTATCTAGAAAAAGAGCTGAGGCTGTTAAAAAAGTAGCCGTAAATGCAGGAATTGACGCATCAAGATTGAATGTAATTGCTAACGGAGAAGATACTTCTGTTAACAAAAATTCTAAAGAGGCACGTCAGATCGTGAGAAGAGTTACTTTCCAAGTGAAGTAA